One window of the Sebastes umbrosus isolate fSebUmb1 chromosome 1, fSebUmb1.pri, whole genome shotgun sequence genome contains the following:
- the LOC119495270 gene encoding uncharacterized protein LOC119495270 isoform X3, giving the protein MPEATSLERATAFNKTTVGEFFDNLTKVMDRHKFPPNMIYNVDETGVTTVQTPKQVVAEKGKKQVGAITSAERGELVTVVCAVSATGNAVPPMFIFPRVRYKDHFITGAPPGSIGTSTRSGWINEDTFVEFLEHLIDHIKCSPEQPVLLILDNHEAHVSLRALDIAKRKGIVMLTIPPHTSHRLQPLDQTVYGPFKTYYNRALDGWMRSNPGKTASIYEIPGCVNEAFMSAMMPRNICSGFRSTGIFPFNRDIFSDAEFEPSMVSDRPNPELQPAAPDDASTSIPAELTRPCLTHAFASPSDTDSHPNHTGYVSPTEILPLPKIQQPRRRSNRKRVKTRILTDIPEKQAIERAHEERKNKQRGKKESTIQEQGKPKRKKNKQTNCSICSTNKPITAYSSSEESDVPIPFDDTSEHESESDIPDLLVGDFVIVNFASKGRSYLYIGLVESLEGNEVSARFLRRIRGSTGREKPTFVFKEKDEASFPLSDVLTKLPQPQKAGGTARREQQFIFPCNLDDWHIE; this is encoded by the exons ATGCCTGAAGCGACATCTTTGGAAAGGGCTACAGCCTTCAATAAGACTACAGTCGGGGAGTTCTTTGACAATCTGACTAAAGTGATGGACAG GCATAAATTCCCCCCAAACATGATTTATAATGTCGATGAAACAGGTGTGACTACGGTGCAGACACCAAAGCAGGTAGTGgcagaaaaaggaaagaagcAAGTGGGCGCCATCACGTCTGCTGAAAGAGGAGAGCTTGTTACTGTGGTCTGTGCAGTCAGTGCAACTGGGAATGCAGTCCCTCCCATGTTTATCTTCCCAAGGGTTAGATACAAAGACCACTTCATTACAGGAGCACCTCCAGGATCAATTGGTACCTCCACCAGATCTGGCTGGATCAATGAAGACACCTTTGTTGAGTTCCTTGAACATCTGATTGACCACATCAAGTGCTCCCCTGAGCAGCCGGTGCTGCTAATCCTTGATAACCATGAGGCCCACGTTTCACTGAGGGCACTGGATATAGCAAAAAGAAAGGGCATTGTTATGCTCACAATTCCACCCCACACATCCCATCGCCTGCAACCTTTAGACCAGACTGTTTATGGTCCATTTAAGACCTATTACAACAGAGCTCTTGATGGTTGGATGAGATCCAACCCAGGCAAAACAGCCAGCATATATGAAATCCCTGGCTGTGTGAATGAGGCGTTCATGTCAGCAATGATGCCACGGAACATCTGTTCCGGATTCAGGTCCACAGGGATTTTCCCTTTCAACAGAGATATTTTCTCTGATGCGGAGTTTGAGCCATCCATGGTGTCTGACAGGCCCAACCCTGagctgcagcctgcagctccAGATGATGCATCAACCTCCATCCCTGCTGAGCTGACCAGACCATGCCTCACACATGCATTTGCTTCACCAAGTGACACAGATTCACACCCCAACCACACTGGATATGTGTCTCCTACTGAAATTCTACCCTTACCCAAAATTCAGCAGCCCAGGAGACGATCAAACCGAAAGCGTGTGAAGACAAGAATCCTGACCGATATACCTGAAAAGCAGGCAATTGAAAGGGCTCATGAAGAGCGGAAAAAtaaacagagagggaaaaaggaaAGTACCATCCAAGAACAAGGAAAGccgaagaggaaaaaaaacaaacaaaccaattgTTCAATTTGttcaaccaacaaaccaatcaCAGCGTACAGCAGTTCTGAGGAGAGTGATGTTCCCATCCCATTTGATGACACTTCTGAGCATGAGAGTGAATCAGACATCCCCGATCTGTTAGTTGGTGACTTCGTCATAGTAAACTTTGCATCTAAAGGCAGGAGCTACCTTTACATTGGCTTGGTTGAGAGCCTGGAGGGCAACGAAGTGAGTGCAAGATTTCTCAGAAGAATCCGGGGGAGCACTGGACGTGAGAAGCCCACCTTTGTATTCAAGGAAAAGGATGAGGCATCTTTTCCACTGAGTGATGTGCTGACAAAGCTACCTCAACCTCAAAAGGCTGGAGGAACTGCAAGGAGGGAGCAACAGTTCATATTCCCCTGCAACCTTGACGACTGGCATATTGAATGA